From a single Silene latifolia isolate original U9 population chromosome 6, ASM4854445v1, whole genome shotgun sequence genomic region:
- the LOC141587326 gene encoding putative uncharacterized protein YOL114C has protein sequence MTTTIRSATKILLQRIALPVFRPAALLDSKRVSPVPTFIGGRSISYGVARCAAAQSGNAGRKASSRLSQVQQFLLESEERSNAAASESPPPKLRLEHVSVSFAQSGGPGGQNVNKVNTKVDMRFNVKKATWLSDRMRDKILLMVKNRINKAGEIVVSSSKTRSQLENIQDCLKKLQVFLDAASYVPPPPSEEHKKKIVELAAMSEQKRLESKKGLSQKKQLRTKSSWV, from the exons ATGACAACAACGATTAGATCCGCAACAAAAATCCTCCTCCAACGAATCGCATTACCGGTATTTCGACCCGCGGCATTACTCGATTCGAAACGTGTTTCACCTGTACCGACGTTTATCGGCGGTCGGAGTATCAGCTACGGCGTTGCACGGTGCGCGGCGGCGCAGTCCGGCAACGCCGGACGCAAAGCGTCTTCACGGCTATCGCAGGTCCAGCAGTTTCTATTGGAATCGGAGGAACGCTCTAATGCTGCCGCCAGTGAATCGCCGCCTCCTAAATTACGTCTTG AACATGTAAGTGTCAGTTTTGCACAAAGTGGAGGACCTGGAGGTCAAAATGTTAATAAAG TTAACACCAAGGTGGACATGCGCTTCAATGTGAAAAAAGCAACTTGGTTGAGTGACAGAATGCGAGATAAGATTTTGCTAATG GTGAAGAACAGGATCAACAAAGCTGGGGAAATAGTTGTTTCTTCTTCAAAGACACGGAGTCAGCT GGAGAACATACAAGATTGCCTAAAAAAACTACAA GTATTTCTAGATGCTGCTTCATATGTTCCACCACCACCCTCTGAAGAACACAAGAAGAAAATAGTTGAGCT GGCTGCCATGTCGGAGCAGAAACGACTAGAAAGCAAGAAAGGTCTCTCACAAAAGAAACAACTCCGGACTAAAAGTAGCTGGGTCTGA